atattttttgttgtagtagtgttaagattcaagatttattttattgttacatCTCATTGTACAAGTACACAAGAGTCAAATCCTTGGACTCATTCTGGCAGCAACAGTAGTGATAATAAAACTTGTAaaattgtaatgtaatttaataacagaatagaaaatacagtatatataaaaatagaaaagagtCAAAGACTTAAGTTTACAAATGAATGTGCACGGTGTAAAAAGGTAATGTGAGGATAACcatattaatacattaatacaggttagttttaccctactgatgtgttgttgcaatagtaaagTTTACAAAAGTTAACATATTGTTAAAAACGATATGTGTTTTATGTGAAGTCATAAACGTTTAAACATGGGCTTAGAATAAAAAAGGGCTTTAATGTCATTCTTTGTGTGTTAAAGTTTTGTTTAAATTTAGTTGGAGTTATTAGAGGTACCCAATTAGATGATACAAAGTTAAGTGTTTTAATTGGCGTCTCTCCGTGTCCCACAGTTTGTCCTGGAAAACAGCAGCAGAGAGGACAAACACGAGTGTCCGTTTGCACGCAGCAGCATCCAGCTCACGCTCATCCTCTGTGAAATACTTCGTATTGGAGAGACACGTGAGTTCATCTCAAACCAGCTACAAAACACTCACATCTTTGGTCTTTCCTCTCCTCACTCCCTGCGTGTCCGTCTCTCCAACAGCCTCAGAGACCGGATCGGACTATCACCCCATCTTTTTCAGCCAGGATCGGCTGCTGGAGGagcttttttgtgtctgtattcAGCTGCTCAACAAGACCTGGAAGGAAATGAGAGCCACGCAGGAGGACTTTGGCAAGGTGGGCTCACAAATCCAAGGAAATACACATTTCGAAGTGACTATTACTCGTTTAGACACTATTAATTCTTTACCTGAAAGTATTTTAAACTAATGCAGTCAGTAAATGGAAGTTAGAAAACATGTCTTTGTTTCTTGGTTTGATAATTGGTGATCTACTATAAAAAGAAATATCAAGGAATTCTTGTCAACCCCTCCAGTATAAATTAAGCTAATCCAAAATTATAGTCCATGCTACTGGCCTGCTACAAtcttgaaaaagaaaataagaaatcCTCCAACCACGACACGGCACCCGTAGAGCTTTGTGTTCATTTGTGGTTTCCACAACCACAACTACACTTCCATAAATTATGGAATAATGTGGAAAATGTTGATTGCCTTTAATCCACTCGCTGTTCCTCTTTATAAAATACCCAGAAACTGATCTCTGGCTGTCGGTGGTTTTACCCACACAAAATTATAGGACTGTGGATACTTGGGGGGGTGGaaacaaaaagtacattttCCAGGAGTCTTTTCCTTGCAGCTTTGTGGGCGGTTAAGTATTCCCACACATTGTTTGTTTATGGGAAATGAGCATCTTTTAGATGGCCGAACCTTCACAGAGCGGAGGAAATGTAGCACAGTGAgagtgttgggttttttttttttttttatttggctgtGGTTTGGGTTTTGTTATATTTAATCTCCTCGGCAGACACATACAGTAGGTGACCCTACAGAGTGTTATTGGATCATTCTATAAGGAAGAAATGTGATGAGCGAGCATTCTGAGCAACAGCTAAAAGCAGGGTACACACAAACATAATCAGGCTGTTTATGTCCTGATTTTCTTCCTTCCCATCTAAGGATGGCAAACACCagattatttcatgttttataagattatcCTGTGGTTTGAGGTGTAATAAGAGTGGATTTGTCCTGATAATTTACGACTAAAACTCCTCTCGTGTGGGGAAAGCTGACGAGTCCCGACTCATGACCCTGTGATTTGTGACATGGAATAGAATGTAGCCAAACAGGAAGCGAGCTGagtaaaggtgcgttcacacttcAGCGACTTTGGCaactagattacatttaaaatcaatgtaaatgaggTAATGTCAAGCGACCTTTCTTCAAGTGACGCGACACAAGCAATTTCAGCAACTCAATCGCGTGATCTCAGTTGCTGGAagttgctcaaagttgaaaagttgctataatattagattattttccatgACTTtacaccacatgtgtcaaactaatGGCACAGGGCCAAATCCGGAGCgtccaattcagcccacaggagaaagacagaaaacatgaatcattgttttaaatgaaacTCAAACTCAACAATATTGACAGTGGCTCACAATTTTCCCTGTGCTTATATCACGATATTATGATTGCAGCCATTTTTCATATTAATCAGTTGaagaaactcaaaattcttacaaaatccttcaattttcctcaaattacgacataatatttaacttaatttattagaaattggccacaaaatctaggaaatttaaagtgaacatTGTGTTGGGACTCATATGTCACTTATTTCTTGGATATGGTCTGTTTCGtacatattttgcattttatgtatacgtagaagtgcaaactatgacacaaaaagttgaaattactcattttcctgcataaaatctgtggcccacttgagatcaaactgcgtcatcccctgaactaaatgagtttgacgcccttgctttacacagacttcagcgatatttctaaatgtcgacaaagtataattgcgctttgaatgtgtttccattgaagctTGTGCGACACTTTGCCGctggaagacggacgctcagaacctccttataactctgcattcctttgttgtttcatgtctaatgtggcggtgatcatttttaagtatgacgctaagaaatgtcccagtgtcctcttctgtttacatgtacagcgtcatgttttcttagagagaagtggtcatgtgaccaggtacgtcacattctgGGACGTGCATTTGcgtaaagtgtttccatagcgcttttgcgacacatttcaatatcaaaacgtctgaactTCCTCCTCATGACAGCATAAAAACTTTCTAGCGATATGAGTGTTTTTTCAGGCGTTTCCagtaccagtttttattgcactatttagattttgcgcatttggacgggtaatggaaacgcagctgcTGAtggagttaaaggggacattaTTTTAGTTTAAGGTGAAATAATTTCTCTCAGCAGTGTTACAGACTCTCTCACCTCACCACATTCAGCTGCCAGGCCTTGCTGCAGGGATTAAGGGAACAGAGACAGCTGCCATTcactgctctgattggtcagtcaAGTTCAATGACAGGACAGAACAcgagtggagggggaggggtagGGGGGGTTGTTTGGTGTACATGTGTGAGTATCAGAGTGTTTACAAAACACTCTGAGGCTGGCACTGCTCCCATCATGTAGGTGCTCACTGTCACATGATAAAAAGCAGCCACTGTTTTTCTCTGATTTGACGTGTGAAAAGTGTGAAAACGGTTCGATCTGAAGAAggaaaaaatggaggtaagatggtttttgtgtttacttttacACCCATGACGTTGAAGTCAAAACGAGTTTGTAAgtaggtttgtttgtttttatttagaacaTTGAGATGATAAATGTTAAGTACAGGTCTGACGCTGGAGTCATGTGAGTTATTCTGACACCGAAGACTAAAGCAGGCAATGGTGAAGTCAAACTGAAGTGGCCTGCTTTGTCTTTGCCGCATGTTCACATTTAGAATGACAGCGTGGGTTTTTACAGATGCTCAGGAATCCACCGTGTAAGTAAATattgtggtttatgtttgttttaaattgtctAAAAGGAATAAAACGGTAAAGAATCCTGTGCTTTACTGGGTGTCTATCATACGTGGTCACTGATTGTCCTTCACTCAGTTCAATTGGGCGTGAACAGGAATGATGTGGGTCAGCAGAGTGTGATCCAAAGGCCAACGATTGCTCTATAGATTTTCCTCTGCCGCCAAACTGAGAGAACCGTGGATTTTTACAAACTGCCCTGGGCCGGAAGGGTCACCTCACGGCTTTGTGTGTGATCTTAACTCTAACAGGCCATGCAGAAAACACAGACTGCACTTACACAGCTGCGAGTTCAGCACTACCTGtgtttattatcccccgccacaaatgtggaagggggatataggtttgagctctgtcCATCTGTCCTTTcgtctgagttaaaggggacagcttttctcagaaactttttaagataggataaccaaattcagtgtgtggcttcagggtatcaataccttggagttcaaaaatgagaagcgtgctattttattgcccttgttccatttttttaaaaactctgtttgaggtatcttcaaaggggaaagtaaatattttttatgtatacatcaaagttacatttaggaaaaggttgtgagttataatgagaaccaatctggatTCATCACGATACGATGTCCACATGTTTGGATGACGATACAATGTTTGTCGATATCACAAAATCAGTCATGATACAATTTCAATTTGATTCGATTCACAAGCCTGCGTTTGATATGATGTGATATCATATGCTCATCTCACAATTATTAACATATACttcaactccaaaaaaacaactgaaatatgatttgaccattttatttctaaggtCTTTCAGGCAtcagacaataaataaacagtataaacaccattctgtaacatttatcaaagtgttagactttgaattgtgtgagtgataaaaagtaactagtagttttatttaaattagtaCGGTGCAATAcgtttttaataatacaaaaatatggctttaaaaacagttgatttcactgtaacaaactaACCAGATGGGGAATAAAGTGTCACTGGCATgttcttattaataataatattattttaacattgacatgttaatgatgccacactgttatataactaagtataaaaacttattttaaggGGCATATGATGAacttgtgtaaaacaaaaataactacatGGTTTACTTgttatgatttggttttaaaacagaataacaaagggtacacagataATACTACATATAtggttttgttacatttttgttattctttaaaattaaataaatatctcaaGTGGACTTCCTGGCACTTGTTATCCAGTAGTCCTGTTTAATTATATGAACAGACGCTGTTTGTTGTGGGGAGTTAGAATAAATCAACCCATTTAGATCACGGACCGAATACTGAAACCATCAGATCTCAGTTTGTGTGTCCGCGCAACCACGTGCGTGCTAAACCCCTAGCAAAACAACCTTCTTCAACCCACTTCTTATCGTCTTAAAATCAGCATCACTACTACAGCGCATTGTTATTTCATTTCCTGATTTATAGTTCATcatttttacctctttcctcGCGTGGCTTTTTCCTCATTGACTCCTCGCTTTGCTGAGaaacaatgtaaacaacgcAGGTTCCGTGTCGCTCTCGGGTTACTTCCGACACTGTTCTTCGTTCGTGTTTTATAGCTGTTGGCTCCACATTCAGGGAGCGGCAGCGAGGCGTTACTGGTCGGCGTACTACTGGTCGGCGTACCGTGTACTAATGTGGGTGGCATTAGCTACGCTATTAGCTACGCTATGCCACCATTCCCGCGCAGGAAATGGTGGCACGGACGTACAGACGTGCTATgttgaatttcaaaataaaagcgtatCTCAACGATGACGATGTTTATCGACGTATTAAGCCTTTTCGCGCTCTTGCTCAGGTTCAGTTTTAATGCATGAGGttaaaggtcaagagggataaaatTGCCATGGCTGACGACGTAGGATGCGAGACTGACAGagattttgattgttttttcgccgttggagcgttgattccttaAAAGTTATTTGCGCAATCTCAATGGCAGAAAgactgagttagctgctaaagctaaagctaatgctgctaaagctaatgctgcacaagAACTGGAAATTCCGGTTTTGCCTGACGTTTTAACAGTGACCCAGTTTATAGTCAAAGTTTGTAAACATGGATCGGCTGTTTTACTTTATCAGAATCAGACAATACTTTATTTAACACTGAGGGCtttaataatgtataataaaagTACAGTATGAACGGAAAAACAccaataatgataattatacacACGCAGAAAAGAGGAGCAAGATTACACTAAGAAAATGTGCAGATTAAAtgacctgtccatcttgtgcacttccttcaaatttataaatttaaatgatatagcttaataaaaaataaccataTGTACGTGGTTAATGAATGTTGTACCTCATAAATGTACCTTACCGTACTGTAATACCTGCCTGGTGTCATATAATGGCTAGTTTAtatacatgtacagtacatgtctGTGATATGTGTAACTCATTCTGTTATGATTGTTCTTTATCGCTTGCCGTACTAGTCAACAGTGCGCATGCTCCACCTCTCTGAGAGGAGAATCCCCTGCAAGTAGTTCCACAGATACAGTCATGTTGTGAAGTTGTGATTACGAGTTATGAATAAACCAACTAAATGCTCACAGTGGACCTTCTCGCACATTCTTACAATATGGATCAATTGTTAGTCATGAACACATCAAGATTAGACCAAGTCAAGAAATAAGTGATACAGTATATTCTATTCTTCTATGTGTATTTTCACCATCTCACAGTACCGCTAACTACCATTCATATTAGTTTAGTTatcatttataatattaaacaatgtcattttgtattgatCAATTTTATTCACGCATTATTATTATGCCaggcacattttttatttttttttgcaactctttgtccattacaaataaaagtgcaaataCTCATTTAAACTTGTTCATTGAAAGCCTGTATAAATGAGTGACTGCAGTCTGAGTGTTGCACTTGCAATATATTGGAATGTCAGATAGGTTAGTCCTACCTTTATCGTACAAAAAGTCAGCTGAAAATCTTAGCGCATAGCACAAACAGCATcatgtttacatttatattccTCTTGCCCTATGACCCCCCCACCGGTCGCGCATGCACACTTCCAGAGTGAGAAAAGGCTtcaatgtattgttacaccactaATGACGATGTCTTTTTGTTAAAGCTTAACCTCAGAAAGACGTGGAGTTAACAGAGAACTACTAGTTGGTTTAATGCACAGAAGTGGCAACAGAttgctcagtttttacattatggTTCATACACACAGGGTTACCATAAAGCAGaaagttgtttttatgtttgtgatGCATTTCGAGGACTTCACTGCAGTTCTGTTCCAAAAGCACAACCTAACACTGATCCAGTAGAGTAGTGCAATGGCATAACCATGTAAAGTATAATCCAGGGGTGTGCATGGTCAcaaatctgacgatacgatacaattcctgatttgcatgtcacgatgcGATATATCTCGATACTAATCGGTGcgataaaatacaatttatttcatgttttttttaaacttgcaagaacaagtccaTAGTAACTTACTGTAATTCTAGTACcagtatcaaaaacaagtggtatgttgaTCAAATTGTCAAattgcatttttcaaaaaacttttattttttcaaagattctgattctgttaatttctgaaattccttttttttttttttttttaagtaaccacatacatctataagtgcccagtatgttttatgaaaataacatACCAATCACCTTCCAAACTGAAGAATGAAGTAGTTTAACAAAGTCTGATGCGCtacactgacacctagtggccAGGCGTTTACGTGTTATGCATATGTTGGCacaatgaaatgtattttttgttagaatccatgatttaaaaaaactatttggacatttttttttggatcgataccaTAATCATGTGGTGAAATATTACAATATATTGCCGAATCTCCTGAAGATCTCCTAGTATCTTCTCAAAGCTTTTGGAgatgaaagtgttttttatcagataaagccATCGTGTAGGCCTCACAAATTATACAgttaaagatcatttgctcggaaaaaaaaacatgttaaaggttgaaattgctgcttgaaagtttattTTCATCTCCATTGTTAACACgcggtttattgacattttcggaaatgtttcacgcattgcattgtgggatgtggagtgcTGTAGACatctgtttttccttcatttctcAGGTGATGCAAGTGGTGAGGGAGCAGATCACCAGGACTCTATCCAGTAAGCCCACCTCCCTGGAGCTGTTCAAGAACAAAGTGAACGCTCTGAACTACAGCGAGATCCTCAAACTGAGGCAGACGGAGCGGCTCCACCAGGAGGAGACGTTGGCTCCACCAGTGCTGTGAGTGGAATCCACTACACTGTGTCTGTCACTTAGATGTGTGTTTGAAAACTGCAGAATGGTCGCCTCACATATGAAAGACTAGGATTTACAATAGAAATTCATCCTGTGGCTCAGTAGATTCTGTTCAACACTAGTTTCCATCAGCTCAGCAGTCTGCTTGCTGTTTTTGTTTCGCCGCTTGTCTCCAAACGCTCAGTGTAACAGTTTAACGCtgttcttttaaaattaatcaCCTCAGATGTGACCTTGTGAAAAATCTGCCATTTTGACCTGATTTTTTTCAGTATTATTTGTACGTTTCTGACGACATTTGTGAAATAGACCAGGACAAGACAATATTATGAtcatggctgtgttcgaaattgcatactaacgtactacacactaagtataaactgtctactgtatactattagtatgattaggttGCACCGTTCACACTGAAGTGTACTTCCAAGTTTCTCAAGATACATTTCAAACCTGAAGCAGACGGAGGATAAATATCTtcgttgattcgccaccttttaAAGTtgtgaaagcattttaagtcagaaagtgactaagtagaatatcaacatgtggtcatttggtCCATGAGACTCCCGTAAACACATTCCATgatgacatttcagagattttcaaaGACTCgttattgtgctactgacaaaacttccagttaggagagatgcttttgttttgaaaaggggatgtttgacttttagcttgaagctggtcccaggacaattttatgttctgctcgcaatgcatcatggggcaatTGAGAATGaatagtgtgcccactgtgcatacttcaaaaatgtcccgatatactgtagtatacatctGGTTATTTCTATAGCTTATttctatctaatgtgaacacactacatagtAATTATGatatcagacttagtatgagtagtacgttagtatgtgattttgaacacagctcATGTGAAGAAGCAATACTTTCCTCTTTAGTGAGCTCAAAGAGCGACTGAAGCCTGAGCTGCTGGAGCTGATCCGCCAGCAGAGACTCAACAGACTGTGTCAGGGCACCATGTTCAGAAAGATCAGCAGCCGACGCCGACAGGgtgacactgacacacacaggtCTGTGACTCGTCAGGAAACACCCTGTAACCGTCTTCTCTCATGCAGATAAACTTTGGTACTGCCGCTTGTCGCCCAATCACAAAATGCTTCATTATGGCGATGTGGAGGACGACACAGAAGCTCCTCCCATAGAAACGCTGCAGAACAAGAGTAAGTAGTGTACAACTAAAGACTGCAATggattttcttcccctttgtaaTAATCATAGGAGTGGGTTCCCTCAGTAATAAACTATAGGTATGAATCTGTTTGTTTACATGATTGGATTTCTGTACAGTTTACCAACGTGTCTGTTTAGTTatttcagtgattctcaaactgtttaTGTTGTGGAgcctttaaagaaagaaaaatgtacgGGAACCATTCgtgaaaaaatgtcaacaacatgGGTAAAAGATGTAACctttattcttcttcaaaactaataaaaataacGTAAAATGTAGTAATTATGTATTTTACAACAGTAAAATTTATTTTAGTGTAAAGAAAAAGTACTTTTCATGCTCAATGTTCAGCAAAGTTGTTCTTGCTGTCATTACAACATGAGGAGGGGGCTCGCTCCACAGTTTGGGAACTAATGGGTTAATTGGTTTCTGATTTCTTGATGGGTTGGAAAGCTTGTACACGTGATTGCTGGTCTCTGTGTGTTGGAGTCAGATATGGAATTTCTTGTTTgaaattgaatgttttaaatTCTACTGCTTTgtcttattatattatttatttgtaattttacttttgtccttggtatttcatttatttgtgttgtctCTGATATTTAtcgtatttgttttttgttttttcagggtGTCTTGAAAGTTGCTTAtagtcaaataaaatgcattattattattaataaaacgaAAAGCCTGAGAGTCCAGCATGGTCACAAATCTGTCTCTCTATCAGGATCAGCACTGAGAAATaacaaagttgttttttttttttcattataaataTGTTGTCATAAtgagttttgtgtttgttactTCCTGTCATTCAGTTCCAGTGGCAGATATCAAGAGTTTGCTGACAGGAAAAGACTGCCCACACATGAAAGAGAACAAGGGCAAACAGAACAAGGTCAGCATACAGTCATGGTCACGCCCTCGTCTGAGCCTGAATTCCTCCAACTCTCTGCTGAGAGCAACAACCTCACTCTGACACTTCTAGACGTAACAGTGTATAATCAACACTGCATGCTTCACCTGGTGTCCGTATAATGCTTTGtaggaaaaaaacatgtataaaaggcaaataatatttaataatgccttaaaaaacaaaaaaaaggctatTGATGCTTTCTAAtaattgaattacatttttaccaTATCAGAATATGTTCTTAAGCTGTTTAAGgaatttaatataatttttagAATGATGAATATTGGAGCATGTCAATAAATGTCAAAATTCCCGTTTGCTTCTTTAAGAGTCGGGCATttgataacttttttttttcttacatgtaGACTTTTTATTACATATGATGTAATTGTCTCAGAAGCATTGAAGTTCCTAACTTTATTAGAATTATTGTTACCTTACACAaagtttttgtttctgtttaaaactaaaacacttcaggctgttttattttcattattgtaCCAACATTTGAAAGTGTCACTCACTGTCACTcctgtgtttttagttgttgaATAACAGAAGATAAGCAGACAACGTGTTAGACATAAGGGACTTATCTGGACTCTGTATGACAGTgaatgctgagtcatgctgaGTAAAGTTTGGATCTGGTTTCTTTGTGCAGGATGTGCTGGACTTGGCCTTCAGCATCACGTATGATGTGGAGTGCAGCCTGAACTTCATCGCTCCCTCCAGAATAGACGTGAGAACCTGTTTTTCTATCAAAACTAAAATAagctgtgagaaaaaaaaatcccaaaggcactgagtgtgttttgtgtgtttgtgtttgtgtgtttgtggtggtgtgtttgtttctgtgtttgtgtgtgtgtgtgtgtgtgtgtgtgtgtttgtttgtgtgtgtgtgtgtgtgtgtgtgtgtgtgtgtgtgtgttagttctGTCTGTGGACGGATGGACTGAGCGTGCTCCTCGGCCGCGAGATGAGCAGCGAGTCCATGC
This genomic window from Gouania willdenowi chromosome 6, fGouWil2.1, whole genome shotgun sequence contains:
- the elmo3 gene encoding engulfment and cell motility protein 3 isoform X2; translation: MEVMQVVREQITRTLSSKPTSLELFKNKVNALNYSEILKLRQTERLHQEETLAPPVLELKERLKPELLELIRQQRLNRLCQGTMFRKISSRRRQDKLWYCRLSPNHKMLHYGDVEDDTEAPPIETLQNKIPVADIKSLLTGKDCPHMKENKGKQNKDVLDLAFSITYDVECSLNFIAPSRIDFCLWTDGLSVLLGREMSSESMRSELEILLSMEIKLRLLDLENVPIPDNAPIIPKPPSNYNFCYDFSQTEQ